The Branchiostoma floridae strain S238N-H82 chromosome 8, Bfl_VNyyK, whole genome shotgun sequence genome has a segment encoding these proteins:
- the LOC118421557 gene encoding zinc finger protein 239-like: MEGQRAQDALDAALAASHSCDHCGYRVAYKSQLIRHMRKHTGEKHGEKDYMCGDCGYRVAYKSHLIRHMRTHTGDKPFKCDQCDYSAALKVSLDRHMRKHTSEKPYKCEQCDYSTVRKYDLDIHMAKHTGEKPYMCGECGYRAAQMFHLTRHMRTHTGENPFKCDQCDYSTVRKSDLDIHVAWHKGEKPFMCGECGYRTEYKNSLTRHMRTHTGEKPYECDQCNYSSVRKGALTRHMAQHMDEQAL, encoded by the coding sequence GAGCACAGGATGCTTTAGATGCTGCTTTGGCTGCGTCCCACAGCTGCGACCACTGCGGATACAGGGTGGCTTACAAGTCTCAACTGATTAggcatatgagaaaacataccggtgagaaacatGGTGAAAAAgactacatgtgtggggattgCGGATACAGGGTTGCTTATAAGTCTCATCTAATCAggcacatgagaacacatacggGTGataaacccttcaagtgtgaccagtgtgactattctgctgcactgaaAGTCAGTCTAGATCgccatatgagaaaacatacaagtgagaaaccctacaaatgtgagcagtgcgactattctactgTACGGAAATATGATTTGGACATCCACATGGCTAAgcatactggtgaaaagccgtacatgtgtggagagtgtgggtacagggcggcgCAGATGTTTCATCTAACAAggcatatgagaacacatacaggcgagaaccccttcaagtgtgaccagtgcgactattctactgTACGGAAATCTGATTTGGATATCCACGTGGCTTGGCACaaaggtgaaaaacccttcatgtgtggagagtgcgggtacaggacggaATACAAGAACAGCCTaacccgacatatgagaacacatacaggcgagaagCCCTACgaatgtgaccagtgcaactattctTCTGTACGGAAAGGTGCTTTGACCCGACACATGGCTCAGCATATGGATGAACAGGCactttag